In Phaseolus vulgaris cultivar G19833 chromosome 7, P. vulgaris v2.0, whole genome shotgun sequence, the genomic stretch ttagcataaagtgatattttttaaaataaattgggTTAAAAATACATTGtgggataatttttttttattttataaatattgtaaaatgagatgtaggtttagggtttaggttcAAATTTATGGTTCAAGATTTAAGGTTGGTGGTTTAGTGTTAAGGAGTTAGGATTTGTGGTTTACAATTTAGGGCTTGGAGTTGAATGCTTATGGCTTATGGTTTAGGGACAACAAAAATATCCTTGTTGAAGTGAAGTAATGAAAGGTTACTCTCGTAATAAATCCCattataaaacatattttaacaaaaatgtagatgtcaaaattatttatatgttaTTACTATATTTTTTGAGTCAAAATTAATTGTATTAAACATAGAGAGTGAGATTATTTGTAGTTTTTGATGAATTGAAACTTTtgtttatgtataaatttttagattatcTAATATCAATGTTAatgaaagtataaattatataatatataacaaaataatagtacatgtatttatgttaaaataaatacataaaataaaaatattatataagttATTAAAACAATATGATATTAAAACATTTGATGATGAAATAAACATGATAAAGGATGATTTTATTATCTAAATGAACAATTTCCCCTATTGTGAAATTCATTGCGACAGTAAGAACATTTCTTTAGCTTGTTCTGAATTGGTTGATCCATTTCATTTTGAAAATGAGTAGTGGTTGATGTTCTTGAATTTTTTCATCGCATGTGGGGTAAGGTATGAAATTTGGTTTGATATAAGTAGACCAATGATCTTCATTTCGAACTGGATGGAATTCAACTTCATAAGCCTTTCTAATGGTATGGAGGTTGTAAATGACAAGAGGAACAAACAACTATAACGCGAGGACAAGGAAGTTGAAGAGTTTGAAAGTGGTCACAATTACACCACCACCGATTTAATCAAAATGTATATGACACTGGTCGTCGACCATGTTGGGGGTGGCTAATTCTTGAACATCAATTTCATAATTCTCTCACTTAATAACCTTTGCACAAAACacattttgttgattttttttctaaataaggTTATGATATCTTTTGCATAGTAATGACATGCATGTAACATCATGTTTATCTTTAGTCCTTGTTCCACACACCATGTTTTTATTCTTTCGAAGGTTTCCTTTAACAAAGCAAAAATCAACAAGGAACGAGCTCCCTTAAGAATGAAGTTCATGCATTTGGCTAAATTTGTGGTTATATGGTCATACTTTTTGCCCCTATCGTACGCCTTAGACCATTTTACTAACAGTATATGATCTATCCAGGAAAATGTTTGCTTGAACTTAGATCGCATAGCCAATAACTTGTACTGTGGGTTGCTTCATTTCATAAGTTATCATAAAAAACTAAATGAAATTACTTAAATGATAACATAGTTTGTAATTATGTATGAGGATATGCCAACAATGTCATTACCCATATTAATCAATTGTTATTTCAGCTCAAAATTTTGGAACTTTTTGTTGAATGTGATATGAAATATGCAATACACATATTATTAATCCAATTTCATCGGATTGAACAGAAATGAGACCATCTCCTTCTCATCCAACTTTTTCGGGTTGTAATACTGAGATTATGTCGATTGCTCTGTCAATAATCATGCACAAATTTGGTTGAGGTCTGACATATTGCTACAAATGCCGAAAGAACCATATTAGAGCCTCCCGGGTATCGCCTTCAACAATGACCAACACTAATGGACATATGTTATGATTTCCATCTTGAGCGATTGCGGTCAACAATGTTGCATGATATCTTTCAGTTAAAAATGGGTCATCAACTTGTAAAATGGGCTTGCAAAAATTGAAAATGTCAATGCAAGACTTAAAGGACGAAAACAAGTGATCCAAAATGTAACAATATATGTCTTCAACACCATCGTCCAGACAAGGAGAAGCAATATATTGCACAATTTCCCCCgaatttctttcttttatcgGTCCCAACCATCTGGGGATATCATTGTACGATTGTTCTCAATTTACAAATGCCATAACAAGAGCTTTTTGTTTTCCCGACCAtgttttttatatatgataGTATAGCCATGTAGATTTTTTATTTCTGCAATTAAGCTTTTGATTGAGATGGACAAATTTGATCGAAGTCAACACCATGGACGCAATATGAGTTTATCCAAATTATCATGATCTTTAGAAAGAGTGGTTGACAAACAAGTATGTTGtgcatctattttttttttttatctcccaTTGTctttggattttgttaaaagaTGCACGTATTCTCCATTGACATCCTCTGATGAATATGCAACGAGCAACGTATATGTCTAGCTTTGATTCCACAATGACAAATTTGTAACCATTGTCTAAGTAGTATTACTTTATGACATTCAATGTAGTTTCCTTTGTGTGAAAGACATGTGTTTGTGGAGCTCATATTGAATGTTATGTCCGGATTGATTGTTGACAGAATATGTTGTGAAGAAGATGTCATAAGAACATCTTCATCTTCCAAACTGAAGTCATAAGTGTCCTCATCTTCACTTATGTCAACCACGATATCTGTAATCATTGTTTAATCATGATCACTTACTGATGTTCCACCAACATGTCTTGTGTCCATCtgcatttaagaaaaataacatTATCTTATACAAATACATACacatatatatgtgtgtatgaAGAAATTAGGAGTTAAGAAGACGATGGAGACGAACATTACCTTTACGACTTCGATCAAACTTTACACTATAACAACAAGGATGAAATGTTGTGTTCACCAAGCTACTGATTAATGATTTTGCATGAAAAATATGAGatacaaattaaaatgaattggATGTACACATGAAAAAGGCCATTGGCATTGGAATCTTATTATATATCATACATTTAGAAACACAAtgcattattatatataatataattaattaaaaaatgattcATTATGACAAGTCCAATCCCTCAACTAACATGTACAATTATCCGTATTCATCTAAGTAGTCCACTTCATGAAGGTTGAAACTGCGGGATATGTTGAATTTCACAAGGTGAGACTCAATGCACATCAAAAACACAACACGCTGCCACAAAATCACAAAACAAACCAACCTATGAACACCAATGGAAGTCGTGCTAGATCATTACGACTTCAAATAGAATTGAATTCGTCTCCCACAACTTCAAATTGTGTCATGAATTGAAGTTGCCTCTCATCCTAACAACTTCAACACTTGAAAGTTGCACTATGGTGTATCAACTTCATTAAAGGAAGAATTGGTCTTGCATGTAGGTGTGATGATTTCTTCTTATCACATGAATGCTTTGCTTTGGTTCCCCTCACATGCCTACAAAAGctttcttcaaagatttcacgCACTCTAACATCTCTTTGAATTCAAAGCTTAAACATGCACTGTGTGATAGGAGGTTAACAACTTTAATATTCACACTACAACATGCACCAGGTCATGTGTGGTTGAATGATTTTTGGCAAGTACTCTTATTAAAGAGAGATAGGACGTCGTAAGTTGCATTGACAACGCCATTTCGCACAAGCTCACAATTCCCCTACTCTTCCCATCGGAGTACAGTATGACGGCGATGCGGGCCTCTACCTTCGGAGGCGGCAGGTTGACAACATCGAGTGGTGGAGGAACATGAACAATCTCCATAATTTCTATTAAAGATGGACGACATGGGGATGATGGCGACACTGTGACGGAGGAGAATTTTCTGGTGGTGGTGGCAGGTGAGACAAATGATAGAAGAAAGAGGATTATGACAATGAGGGATCCTTTCAATTTAAATGTAAATACGATCCATATATAATTACAtaatattatgtattttattataatttaaatctatttttcaatagtaaattaaaattttattaaagattaatattttaaaatattaaacttttacttaagaaaaagtaaaatattaaagataatatattttataataatcatattgaaataaaaaaatataaaatattcttaaataaatataatatattatactgtaaactataaaataattttaaataacatatatatatatatatatatatatatatatatatatatatatcttgtCATGTGGCTTATCATTTTCAATTTAACAGTATTCTCGTATTAATCGGTATTCTGTCTAGTAGGAGGGGATTATTTAGCAAACAGAACCCTACCATTtcaatgttgtttcttcttatCAAAATTACAtcagaaaacaaaaaaagagaACGTAGTTGGTGTTTGAGAAGGACGTGAGTTGTGAAGAGGTAAGTTTTATTGTTCTGTATGCTCCACTTCTTATCTCACCATTCTGCTTCCCACAATTAAATCACAATTCATTCCCTTTCGGTGCAGATCAGATCATTTCTaacaattcataaaaaaattacatttttcatTCCCAAAACTGAATGACCCAATCTTCCGAGCCCAAAGGTTAGTTACAACCCTAGATTGTTTGAGTGGAAGAAGCCTTCTTCACTCTGTAATCGCATCCAGGCTTCTGTGTCAGTGGCTGGAGTTTGTATGTTCACTTATTACGACTCTGTGTGTATCTTGAACATTACGTGTTTGTTAGAATGCCAATTCTAGTGGCATCAATGAATTGGTAATTGATTGGGTTTTCTTTTCACTCATCATGTCCCTCGGCTGAGATTTCAGGCCAACATTTGAATTCTGTGACCAATAATAATGACTACAGTCCAGAGTGAGGGGGCAGCAAAAGGAACTGCCACAACTGAGAAAGCATTCAAAAGATGGGGCAGGAGAAGCCCATTTGTGAGATACGGCCTTCCTATGATCTCTCTCACTGTCCTCGGTTCTCTAGGCCTTGCCCAACTCTTGCAAGGCAGGTTAGGCtttagaattattattattgtgtttGTTGTATTTTTCACTGTGATTCAATCATATATATTTGTTTACTTTACAACAACTATCTTTAAATTTAGGTTTACCACAATTTCTTATCATCTGACAATGTAAATTTCTTGTAGAGACAGAGTATAAAAATTTAACTGTGTTTATCTAACTCTACTTTTTTCATTGCTCATTCTGTTTGACTTCATCCTCATTCTAAAAATAGTGCAACTGTGTCTGTCCAGCAAGGATATTGCAAGGGTGAAAGATGATCAAGAGTGGGAAATAATTGAAACAAGAAAAGCATTGTCTAGGACTGGACCAGTGCATGCGTACAATCCAAAACAGATTTCCTTGGACGATGAGCTAAAGGTCTGTTTTCCTCTTCATTAACAATTTATCGTAGTCTAGATTGTCCATGATTTAATTTCTGTTTGTTGTTGCATAGGCTTTGCAACAAAAGGTGGATATTAGCAACTATGAATACAAG encodes the following:
- the LOC137827681 gene encoding uncharacterized protein isoform X1; its protein translation is MTTVQSEGAAKGTATTEKAFKRWGRRSPFVRYGLPMISLTVLGSLGLAQLLQGSKDIARVKDDQEWEIIETRKALSRTGPVHAYNPKQISLDDELKALQQKVDISNYEYKKIPKPNEGNRD
- the LOC137827681 gene encoding uncharacterized protein isoform X2, which encodes MGQEKPICEIRPSYDLSHCPRFSRPCPTLARQDIARVKDDQEWEIIETRKALSRTGPVHAYNPKQISLDDELKALQQKVDISNYEYKKIPKPNEGNRD